In Bacteroides cellulosilyticus, the genomic stretch AACGAAAACCTTACTTGGGAATCTAAATATTCTACAAATGTCGGCTTTGATCTGGGGTTGTTTGAGAACCGCCTGAACTTGACTTTTGATTTCTATAATGATGTAACCAAGAACTTGATTATGGAGGTTCAGTTGCCTTCTAATGCCGGTTATAATACTCAATATCAGAACTTAGGACAGACAACCAACCGTGGTGTGGAATTGACATTAAATGCTAATCTGATTAATACGAAAAACTTTTTCCTGGATTTTAACTTTAACATCTCGTTCAATAAGAACAAAGTGGATGCTCTTTATGGAGCAAACGGAGACGTGATGATCCTTTCTGGTGGAGGTACAGAAGTGGGAAGTGATAACTACCGCGTATTCGTAGGGAAAGAAACAGGTTTGATGTATGGTTATGTCTGTGATGGCATGTATTCTTTCGATGATTTTGATTTTGATCAGGCTACGAAGAAATGGGTACTGAAGAAAGATGAAAATGGTAATAATATTGCTCCGGACAATTTTGGTGTACTTTCTAAAGGAGGTGGTTATTACGGACCGGGGCATCTGAAGCTGAAAGACCTGAATGGCGATGGTGTAATTGATGCAGACAATGACCGTAAAGTAATTGGAAATGCTTTGCCTAAACACACCGGTGGCTTTAGTTTCAATGCTGGTTGGAAAGGATTTGACTTGACCGCCATGTTTAACTGGTCGTATGGCAATGATATTTTGAATATGAATAAAATTGACTATACGTCTTATGTAGGAGCCAAAAGGTATCAGAATATGAGCACTGAAATGAAGCTGGAAAATCGCTTTACTACTATTGATCCGGTAACCGGTTTGAATATTTATTATGGTGACTATGCTAATCCCGAACGTCTGAAGGAAATCAATGCAAACGCTACAATCTGGCATCCATTGATGAATAACTCCATTACTACGGATTGGGCAGTAGAAGATGGGTCATTCCTGCGTCTGGGTACATTGACTTTAGGATATACTTTGCCGAAGATGCTTACAACAAAATTCGGAGTAAAGTCTCTGCGTGTTTATGCTACTGCTAACAATGTGTTCTGTTGGACTGCTTATAGTGGACAAGACCCTGAAGTAAATACCGGTAAAGCTATGACACCGGGTTATGATAGATCAGCTTATCCGAAGTCCAAATCGTATGTTTTCGGTTTAAATCTAACTTTCTAAATTATTATACTTATGAAAAAATATAATCTATTATATATACTGACGGCAGGAATGATGCTATTCACTTCCTGCGAGGATTTCTTGAATACGGATTCTCCTTCCGAACAAAGCAAGGAGAACTTATTTGAGAATGAGGGAATGACTCGATCTGCCATAATGGGAGTATATTCGGAATTGGCCGGAACCTATGTATATGGTCAGAAAATGTCAGTAAACTGGCAAGGAGTTTCTGATATTGAGCAGGCAAGCGGTTATCAGGAAGATCCGGCTACAGACAAGACGAGTGATTCAGGTGCGGCCAATTACTGGTGTGACTGGTATAATAAAACATTGCAGTGGGGATATATCTTTAAAATGGCAGAACTTGCCAGCACGGCAGTAGATGGTATTCGTGCTTCTGAAGCTTTCAATAATGGCACTACGGCTATGAAGCGTTATATGGGTGAAGCTTTGGTACTTCGTTCTCTTTCATATTTTGAACTTGTGCGTCGTTGGGGAGATATACCTTTTAAAGAAGGTATGTCAAGCTCGGACCTTTCCAATGTCTATATGGGTAAAATCAACCGCGACAGTATATATGCTTGTATTGTAAAAGACATGCAAGAAGCCATAGAATACCTTCCTTGGGTTGGCGAAGTGGCTGATTATAATAGTGAGCGTATAACTAAAGGGTTTGCGAAGGGGATGTTGGCACGTATCGCTCTTTTTGCCGGAGGCTGGTCTGTACGTGATGGTAAGGAATTCCCGGCTAATACGAGTGTGGAACGTTATTCCAATACTGAGCAGAATCCGGGTATGGAAGAAGTAGGAGAGTATTTTATAGGTCGTCCTGCCAATTGGAGGGATTATTACGAGATTGCCGAACAGCAGTGTGCTGAGATTATAGGTGATCCGGAAAATCCTCACAGACTGGATCCGGATTATGGAGATATCTGGAAATCAGTCTGCGGTCTGAAAGCCAATACATATAATGAGAACTTGTTTGAGGTAGCCAATGGAGTAGGCTATAGTGGTGATATAGGTACTTTGATGGGACGTGCCATGGATGGTAATTTGGGATATGGCCAGCGTGGTTTTGGCGGTACTTATGTTAGTACTAATGCTTATTATTTCTATTCGTTCGATCAGAATGACACGCGTCGTGACTATGCCTGCTACTGGCCTGTTTACAAAAAAGATGGTACTATCAAAGAAGTAATGCAGAATGATATTATGTCTGTGAGATTGGGTAAATGGTCTTTCTTCTGGACTGCCGAATCTTATCGCTCAATCGCATTGACCGCTACGGCTCGTACTCCGACAGGCATCAACTGGATTGTGATGCGTTATCCTGATATCCTTTTGATGTTTGCTGAGGCTCGCTATATGTTAGGTAAAGGTGAAAATTCAGTAAGTGATGTGGCTGGTATTAGTGCTGCCAGAGCGCTGGAGATGGTTCGTGAACGTGCATTTGGTTCAGGAGCGGAAGCTGTTATGGACTATAAGAAAGTAGATTTCTTTGATGCTATTGTCAACGAACGTGCATGGGAGTTTGGTGGTGAGGGTATCCGTAAACTCGATTTGATTCGTTGGGGATTACTCGATTCTAAGATTGAGGAGATGAAAGTGGCTATGCTCTATATGTTGGATGGTAGCCATCCCGTAGAAATCTTTGATAAGACTTATCAACCTGAAGAGTTTCCCAATAAACTGTATTTCAAGTACGATGAGAATGGAGAATTTATAGATTTCTCTTCTATTAATTTTTATACTAAGAGAGCAGCCAATCCGGATGAGAAAGTATATACGGAAATAAAATGGTTTCCGGAGACTTACTGGAATGTGAAGGAAACGGATATAAACAAAGATCATAGCTTGATCAAGAATGCTACAAAAATATTGGTATGTGCTTCAGGACTGAGAAAATCTTATGATTATAGTCAGTTGTTGAGTACATTGAAGTATGGTTCTCTGATTCAGGATAGATTGAATGGTTACAAAATAGGTAATGGAGTTTGTAATTATCGTCACTTGTTCTCTATCTATTATGATGATATCTATAAGTCTAAGGGATATTTGTCCAATTCTTACGGATATGATAATAGTGCTCAATAATATGATAATTATTAAAAGAATAAACTTATGAAAATTAGAAATTTCTATTATATTTTGCTGGGAATTCTCACATTCTCGGTGATAGCATGCGAGGAAGCTAATGAATGGGAAGTGGATCCCAGTCATGACAGATTATTCCGTTCTACGAAGTTTGAAGTAAAAGAAACGAATCCAACTTCTGCTCTTTTGAGTTTCAGGGGAGTCACAAATGCTACAAAGTATGTATTTGATTTCAGTGAAGGTGATAGTTTGCTTTTTAACAATATAGTATTTACCACAGAACTTCTTGTAGATACAATGAATGCCTACAATAAAGAAGCTTCTGAAATAAAAACGGAATATCGTGCTCTTTTTACGGATCTGAATGGTACGACACGTTATTCGGTGCGTATGAAAGCTGTCAATGGAAATACCGGGATGGAATCGGGATATGTGCAGTTGTGTTTTGACACTACAGACGAGCAGATATTTACTACCGTTACTCCGGGAACTACCAGTGTCTCTTTGAATTGGCAGGCAGAAAAAACAGCTACGCGTATTGAGTATGGTGAGTTAGTAAAGACTGAGATCGAGGGTGAAGAGGCAAAAACTGATACGATTTGGGCTACAGCACACGAACTCACTTCAACAGAAAAACAAGCTGGTGAGTTAACAATAGACGGGCTTAAACCGGGAACTAATTATATTACGTATATCTTCAATGAGAAGGCTCGCAGAGGTTCTTATAAATTTAAGACTTTGGGATCCTCCAAAGGAACGACTATTTCAGTAAAAGCAAGTGATGATATTAATGCCTTGTTGGCGGGTGCACCGGCTGGCGATGTGACTTTGTCATTTACGGGTGGACAAACTTATGAGGTTGGTGAATTTATAATTCCCGAAACTGTTGCGAACTTGTATATAGCCGGTAACGTGGTAGGAGGTAAGATGCCTGTATTAAATATGACCAAGTTTACATTCTCTGCTCTTATGGATAACTTCTATGTACAGTATATGGATATTATCAGCGATGGTAAGTCTCAATTTATGATTGAACTTGGCGGTAGCACCGGCTTTAAGAATGTAAGTTTTGAGGGATGCAACATTAGTGAAATTCCAAGAAGTCTTATCCGTACCAATTCTGGTAATCTTGAAGTTGAAGGAATTGCTATTAGTAACTGTTTCATTAAGAATGTGGGTTTAAGTGGATATGGACTTTTGAATATCGGTAAGTTGAAGTCGTTAAGTACTATTTCTATTACCAATACTACTCTGTTGAATATTGGTGATCAGATTATGGATTTACGTGTACAGACAGATAAAGTTACATTTACTCAATCTACTTTCTGTAACTATGATATTAACATGCCTAAATTATTGCGTTTGGATAAGCAACCGAAAGAAATTACTGTAACAGGGGTAATTTTTACGGGAGATAATAAGGGCGGTAAAATGAATTCTGGTAATAGCGACTATTCCAAGTATCTGAGTTTTGCCGGATGTTATTTAACTTCTGATTTCCAGGAAAATGATAAGAAGTTTACCGATGCTCAAATCTTAAAAATCTCATCAGAAGAGTTATTTGAAGATCCAAAGAATGGTGATTTTCACTTTAAACCGGAAGCTAAGTTTGAAGGGGATGGTAAAGTAGGAGATCCGAGATGGTGGACAAAATAATCTGACAGGTATTAGTTTCAGGATAAACTATCCTCTCTGAAAAGAAGTCCGGGTTTCATGGTGAAGCCCGGACTTTTATTTTCAGACAAGGTCTTTTTGTTTCTCTTTCTTTAATTATAAGGGAGTACGTAGTTTATTCTCTTTGTATTCCGAAGGCGTCATTCCCATTTGTCTTTTGAAACACTTTCCAAAATATTTAGGATCGTTGAAGCCTGTCATGTAAGCCACTTGTGAAAAGTTATATTCTCCGCTGTCTATTAATTGTACGGCACGTTTAATCCTGATTTCGCGTATGAAGTCCACGGGAGACAGACCGATAATGGATTTTAGCTTCTGATAGAAGACAGAACGTCCTAAATTCAGTAACTGGGCAAATTCGTCGACTGTAAGTTCCGAGTTTTCCATTTGTTCTTCCATTACTTGCATCACTTGCTGCATGAACTGTTCATCGTATGAAATGATCTGAGGTTGCGAGGGGGTCAGTTTCTCTTCCAGAGTGGTTTCCTGGGTATTGTTTAATTTTTCCGACCATGCTTTCCAGTAGATTTCCTGCAATTCTTTACGTTGGTGAAGCAAAGACTTGATACGGATTTTTAGATACGTTGCACTGAAGGGCTTGGTGATATAATCGTCTATCCCTTGTTCCAGTCCTGATATGCGATCATCCAGTGATGATTTGGCAGAAAGCAGAATGATAGGTATGTGACATATTTCTCTGTTCTCCTTAATATTCTTTACCATATCAAGGCCATCCATAGCAGGCATCATAATGTCACTGATAATCAGATCGGGAATATATTCCCGGGCTTGGTCCAATCCTTCTTGTCCATTGGTGGCGGTGATTACCCGGTAACTTTCTGACAAGATATCTGATAAGAAGTTTCTTAGCTCTACGTTATCTTCGACAATTAAGATGGATATGGGGTCTTCTTCATTCGATATCTGATTCGGTTCATTGGCTGTCTCTGAAAGAGTAATGTCAGCCATTGAAGCTATTTCAACCATGGGTCTTATTTCATTTTTCTTTTCAGCGGGGACTGAATTTCCGTCATTCAATATAAACTCTGTATTTTCTCTTCCCTCATAAACTTTTTGATTCATTGGTAATATAACGGTAAACTCGCTGCCTACACCGGGTTGACTTTTTACTTCAATGTTGCCACAATGTAATTCTATCAGTTCTTTAACAAGTGATAGTCCTATGCCTGACGAGGGCTGCAATATGTTGAATTTTACCAATGTTTCAAAGCGTTGGAAAAGTGTTTGCTGTTTTTGAAGATCAATGCCAATGCCTTCGTCTTTTATAGAAACAATTAATCTGCTACTTTCTACATTGGCAATGACGGTGATAGACTTATTGGCCGGAGTGTACTTGAATGCATTGGATAGCAAATTAAAAATGATTTTTTCAAACTTATCCTGATCGATCCAGGTTTCTATAGCTTCCTGGTTTGTTTCCAATTGGTAATTGATATTCTTTTCTTCAGCAATAAGGCGGAAGTTATCCATTACTTTTTGTAA encodes the following:
- a CDS encoding RagB/SusD family nutrient uptake outer membrane protein encodes the protein MKKYNLLYILTAGMMLFTSCEDFLNTDSPSEQSKENLFENEGMTRSAIMGVYSELAGTYVYGQKMSVNWQGVSDIEQASGYQEDPATDKTSDSGAANYWCDWYNKTLQWGYIFKMAELASTAVDGIRASEAFNNGTTAMKRYMGEALVLRSLSYFELVRRWGDIPFKEGMSSSDLSNVYMGKINRDSIYACIVKDMQEAIEYLPWVGEVADYNSERITKGFAKGMLARIALFAGGWSVRDGKEFPANTSVERYSNTEQNPGMEEVGEYFIGRPANWRDYYEIAEQQCAEIIGDPENPHRLDPDYGDIWKSVCGLKANTYNENLFEVANGVGYSGDIGTLMGRAMDGNLGYGQRGFGGTYVSTNAYYFYSFDQNDTRRDYACYWPVYKKDGTIKEVMQNDIMSVRLGKWSFFWTAESYRSIALTATARTPTGINWIVMRYPDILLMFAEARYMLGKGENSVSDVAGISAARALEMVRERAFGSGAEAVMDYKKVDFFDAIVNERAWEFGGEGIRKLDLIRWGLLDSKIEEMKVAMLYMLDGSHPVEIFDKTYQPEEFPNKLYFKYDENGEFIDFSSINFYTKRAANPDEKVYTEIKWFPETYWNVKETDINKDHSLIKNATKILVCASGLRKSYDYSQLLSTLKYGSLIQDRLNGYKIGNGVCNYRHLFSIYYDDIYKSKGYLSNSYGYDNSAQ
- a CDS encoding DUF5123 domain-containing protein: MKIRNFYYILLGILTFSVIACEEANEWEVDPSHDRLFRSTKFEVKETNPTSALLSFRGVTNATKYVFDFSEGDSLLFNNIVFTTELLVDTMNAYNKEASEIKTEYRALFTDLNGTTRYSVRMKAVNGNTGMESGYVQLCFDTTDEQIFTTVTPGTTSVSLNWQAEKTATRIEYGELVKTEIEGEEAKTDTIWATAHELTSTEKQAGELTIDGLKPGTNYITYIFNEKARRGSYKFKTLGSSKGTTISVKASDDINALLAGAPAGDVTLSFTGGQTYEVGEFIIPETVANLYIAGNVVGGKMPVLNMTKFTFSALMDNFYVQYMDIISDGKSQFMIELGGSTGFKNVSFEGCNISEIPRSLIRTNSGNLEVEGIAISNCFIKNVGLSGYGLLNIGKLKSLSTISITNTTLLNIGDQIMDLRVQTDKVTFTQSTFCNYDINMPKLLRLDKQPKEITVTGVIFTGDNKGGKMNSGNSDYSKYLSFAGCYLTSDFQENDKKFTDAQILKISSEELFEDPKNGDFHFKPEAKFEGDGKVGDPRWWTK